CCAGACCCGGAAGCTTAGGACTGTGATACTCTAAGGGGTAAGCCATGATGCCTACCTTATTCAGTTTTTCAGGATATACTTTAGCATCCTTGAGATGGATATGATGCAGTCTGTCAGCATAATGGTAGATCGGGGCCACCTCGTCCATGCGTTGCCAGATGAGATGAGATGGATCATAGTTGAGACCAAAGTACTTTGATGGCAAGATATCAAATAGTCTGTCCCAGATGGCAGGTGTAGTGGCTAGATTTTTACCACCCGGCCATTCATCCCGAGTGAATAACATCGGGCAATTTTCTATACCAATTTTAATGTGCAGCTCTTCTGCCAGTGCAATGATCGAGGGCCACACCTCTTTAAATCTTGATATATTATAATCTACATCCCTGGCGGGGTCCCTGCCTACAAAAGTATTCATCACCGGGATATTCAAACTTTTACACGCTTTGATCACCTTTTTGATATGATCTATGTAATATTTTGATTGTTCAGCATCATCATCTAATGGGTTGGGATAATACCCCAGCGCAGAGATCCCTACTTTATATTTTAGTTGAAGTTGAATGATGTGCTCTATC
The window above is part of the Saprospiraceae bacterium genome. Proteins encoded here:
- a CDS encoding sugar phosphate isomerase/epimerase yields the protein MFSLGFVSAILGDHTLEEVFVFASTHGFSCVEIMCWPASNKDARRYAGVCHIDVDQLDMHTIEHIIQLQLKYKVGISALGYYPNPLDDDAEQSKYYIDHIKKVIKACKSLNIPVMNTFVGRDPARDVDYNISRFKEVWPSIIALAEELHIKIGIENCPMLFTRDEWPGGKNLATTPAIWDRLFDILPSKYFGLNYDPSHLIWQRMDEVAPIYHYADRLHHIHLKDAKVYPEKLNKVGIMAYPLEYHSPKLPGLGDVRWRDFFSALNSVRYRGPVCIEVEDKAYEGSREDIYASILTARNFVSQFLSS